The Spirochaetaceae bacterium genome includes a window with the following:
- a CDS encoding TIGR02466 family protein, with amino-acid sequence MTRQTPNRGIADPGLVARLSEDALKVQRYFPTLIFSLELPDSEILNTHLIEEIYGERERDRTGVNKSNFPELGSWHSHVKLHKDVAFGGLVEHVDAASAMMCRELGYHRSYHLTIGTMWSIINPPGAVNRAHIHPGCIWSGVYYVQAPRNSGRIEFIDPRTQNLMSPAEYIPGAKRPRICWTKVKYKPVAGKMLIFPSWLYHSVGPNRSRAKGKDADRIIVSFNLSQERRRQDTFTSRRRK; translated from the coding sequence ATGACGCGCCAGACTCCGAACCGTGGAATCGCGGACCCCGGTCTGGTGGCGCGTCTGTCCGAAGACGCGCTCAAGGTGCAACGCTATTTTCCGACGCTCATCTTTTCCCTGGAACTTCCGGACAGCGAGATTCTGAACACCCACCTGATCGAGGAGATCTACGGCGAACGAGAACGCGACAGGACAGGGGTGAACAAGTCGAACTTCCCGGAGCTGGGGAGTTGGCACAGCCACGTCAAGCTGCACAAGGACGTTGCGTTTGGGGGATTGGTCGAACACGTCGACGCGGCCTCGGCCATGATGTGCCGCGAGCTCGGATATCACAGGTCGTATCACCTGACGATCGGCACCATGTGGTCGATCATCAATCCACCGGGTGCCGTGAACCGGGCTCATATCCATCCCGGCTGCATCTGGAGCGGTGTCTACTACGTCCAGGCACCCAGGAATTCGGGGCGCATCGAGTTCATCGATCCGCGCACCCAGAACCTGATGAGTCCCGCCGAGTACATCCCCGGCGCCAAGCGCCCACGAATCTGCTGGACGAAGGTCAAATACAAACCCGTGGCCGGTAAAATGCTGATCTTCCCGAGTTGGCTGTACCACAGCGTGGGTCCGAATCGATCCAGGGCCAAGGGGAAGGACGCTGATCGGATCATCGTGAGCTTCAACCTGTCGCAGGAAAGGCGCAGACAGGACACATTCACTTCACGGAGAAGGAAATAG
- a CDS encoding VIT1/CCC1 transporter family protein, giving the protein MLSTPSSHPDEPWHHTTKGGLLRNVVYGFNDGLTANLGLVATVVGAQLDLDTIILTGMAGVVAGALSIGSSGYLATKSQREVHEHEVALEREEIRLMPDLEEQELALIYRARCLPEDQASRVAQQLIKSPRQALAVMEREELGVGFEAMSPIRESWITAVATAVGAVIPVIPFLFLPIRGAVWTSFLVAMGSHFLVGAARSIVTGRGVVRSGVDMFLIGLGISAVGYLVGDVLVRYLLG; this is encoded by the coding sequence ATGCTGTCAACACCGTCGAGCCATCCGGATGAGCCTTGGCACCACACCACAAAGGGAGGTCTGCTGCGCAACGTGGTGTACGGCTTCAACGATGGACTAACCGCCAATCTCGGGCTGGTGGCTACGGTCGTAGGTGCTCAGCTCGATTTGGACACCATTATTCTGACCGGCATGGCGGGCGTCGTGGCAGGTGCACTGTCGATCGGGTCGTCGGGGTATCTGGCCACCAAGAGCCAACGCGAAGTTCATGAGCATGAAGTCGCTCTGGAGCGCGAGGAAATACGTCTCATGCCCGACCTTGAAGAGCAGGAGCTTGCACTGATCTATCGCGCCAGGTGCCTTCCCGAGGACCAAGCCAGCAGAGTCGCGCAACAGCTCATCAAGTCACCGCGTCAGGCGCTCGCCGTGATGGAGCGTGAGGAGCTCGGAGTCGGTTTCGAGGCCATGTCTCCGATTCGCGAAAGTTGGATTACCGCCGTTGCAACGGCGGTCGGCGCAGTCATTCCTGTTATTCCGTTCCTCTTCCTGCCAATACGTGGTGCGGTGTGGACTTCGTTCCTGGTAGCCATGGGCTCGCATTTTCTCGTGGGGGCGGCGCGTAGCATCGTCACTGGAAGAGGTGTGGTGCGCAGCGGAGTGGATATGTTCCTGATCGGGCTTGGCATATCTGCCGTGGGTTACTTGGTCGGCGATGTGCTTGTTAGGTACCTCCTCGGATAG
- a CDS encoding Bax inhibitor-1/YccA family protein: MSNRDISLNPILAIRENRILRNVYLWMTGGLAFTAVIALGVAGNPALVRGLLSNPILFYGLVIGELLLVMFIAARITRLSPTAATGSFVLYAGLNGVTLSVLFLLFTQQSIATAFLVAAGTFAGTSVWGFATKRDLTTVGHYAGMAVWGIMLALIVNIFLRSPALDYLVSLIGVGVFVALTAYDTQTIKRWNEDAGADMGEDDFVRLSILGALKLYIDFINIFLFLVRLIGSRE; this comes from the coding sequence ATGTCGAATCGAGATATCAGCCTGAATCCGATCCTGGCGATCCGCGAGAACCGGATCCTGCGCAACGTGTATCTCTGGATGACCGGCGGCCTGGCGTTCACGGCCGTGATCGCGCTCGGGGTGGCCGGCAATCCGGCGCTGGTGCGCGGCCTGCTGAGCAACCCGATCCTGTTCTACGGCCTGGTGATCGGCGAACTCCTGCTGGTGATGTTCATCGCCGCCCGCATCACGCGCCTGTCTCCGACGGCGGCCACGGGCAGCTTCGTGCTGTACGCGGGACTGAACGGCGTGACCCTTTCGGTGCTGTTTCTGCTGTTCACGCAGCAGAGCATCGCAACGGCGTTCCTGGTGGCCGCCGGCACGTTCGCGGGCACCAGCGTGTGGGGGTTCGCCACCAAGCGCGACCTGACCACGGTCGGCCACTACGCGGGCATGGCGGTGTGGGGCATCATGCTGGCGCTGATCGTGAACATCTTCCTGCGCAGCCCGGCGCTGGACTACCTGGTGTCGCTCATCGGCGTCGGCGTGTTCGTAGCCCTCACCGCCTACGACACGCAGACCATCAAGCGCTGGAACGAGGACGCCGGCGCCGACATGGGTGAAGACGACTTCGTCCGGCTGTCGATCCTCGGCGCCCTGAAGCTGTACATCGACTTCATCAACATCTTCCTGTTCCTGGTGAGGCTCATCGGCTCACGCGAATAG
- a CDS encoding ATP-dependent helicase encodes MSDRGLAGLNERQREAVLHRGAPLLILAGAGSGKTRVITTKVAHLVTTGAVSATHILAVTFTNKAADEMRTRVRRLVAEHGRGDAGRRVMVRTFHAFGSWLLRVHGERLGFDPARLSIFDDGDVRQILAQVAADDADEYLAGDIRDMAAWIATAKNRGIAPDGDLSAMRRSPFPMARLYARYQRRLADLNGVDFGDLILLPAALLRRDAEVRKAVQERFRVILVDEFQDANQAQFELLRVLHRPRGYLCVVGDDDQSIYRFRGADVDGFLTFPKRFAGTEVVRLEQNYRSTGAILDLATAVVSHNRRRMGKTLWTDQDQGELPTVAHLFDAEEEARYCAELVRRGRGSSAILYRMNFQSRTFETLFQALRIPYRVVGTVRFYEREEVKDTLAYLALLYNPRDEVAFRRAAGKPRRGIGPKTAARVAEQARAAGGDLITAAASLAAARRGSSRAALAGFAGLLTELRQVQETGTVADLVRAVLERSGLYERVVAQDQAERTGRALNLDELVSASANYGSGPAGLAEFLETARLAGVGEEQDEQEQEASGTGPPVTLITAHNTKGLEFDQVIVTGLEEGIFPAGEPAAPRLAAPPEEEEEERRLFYVAVTRARFALHLTACRRRMAFGYAREREPSRFLTEIPPDLVRVAGDDGAAEPGALREGQGVSHIDYGVGVVERRWESEGETMLRVRFQSGRSATFFASYADLDPIAGDD; translated from the coding sequence ATGTCGGATCGCGGTCTGGCGGGATTGAACGAGCGCCAGCGCGAGGCGGTGCTGCACCGCGGCGCGCCGCTCTTGATCCTGGCCGGGGCCGGTTCGGGAAAGACGCGCGTCATCACCACCAAGGTGGCCCACCTGGTCACCACCGGCGCGGTGTCGGCGACCCACATCCTGGCGGTCACGTTTACCAACAAGGCGGCGGACGAGATGCGTACGCGGGTGCGGCGGCTGGTCGCCGAGCACGGGCGCGGCGATGCGGGCAGACGGGTCATGGTGCGCACCTTCCACGCGTTCGGGTCGTGGCTGCTGCGCGTGCATGGCGAACGCCTCGGTTTCGACCCGGCCCGGCTGTCGATCTTCGACGACGGCGACGTGCGCCAGATCCTGGCGCAGGTGGCGGCCGACGACGCCGACGAGTACCTCGCCGGCGACATCCGCGACATGGCGGCGTGGATCGCCACGGCCAAGAACCGCGGCATCGCTCCGGACGGCGACCTGTCCGCGATGCGCCGCTCGCCGTTTCCGATGGCGCGCCTGTACGCCCGCTACCAGCGTCGCCTCGCCGACCTCAACGGCGTCGACTTCGGCGACCTCATCCTGCTGCCGGCGGCCCTGCTGCGCCGCGACGCCGAGGTGCGCAAGGCCGTACAGGAACGGTTTCGCGTAATCCTGGTCGACGAGTTCCAGGACGCCAACCAGGCCCAGTTCGAGCTGCTGCGCGTCCTGCACCGGCCGCGCGGCTACCTGTGCGTGGTGGGCGACGACGATCAGTCGATCTATCGCTTTCGGGGCGCCGACGTGGATGGCTTTCTCACCTTCCCCAAGCGGTTCGCCGGCACCGAGGTGGTGCGCCTGGAGCAGAACTACCGCTCTACCGGCGCCATCCTCGATCTCGCCACCGCGGTGGTGAGCCACAATCGGCGGCGCATGGGCAAGACGTTGTGGACCGACCAGGATCAGGGCGAGCTGCCCACCGTAGCCCACCTCTTCGACGCCGAGGAAGAGGCGCGCTACTGCGCCGAGCTGGTGCGCCGGGGACGCGGGTCGAGCGCCATTCTGTATCGCATGAACTTCCAGTCACGCACCTTCGAGACGCTGTTCCAGGCACTGCGCATCCCTTACCGCGTGGTGGGCACGGTGCGCTTCTACGAGCGCGAGGAGGTCAAGGACACCCTGGCCTACCTGGCACTGCTGTACAATCCGCGCGACGAGGTCGCCTTCCGGCGCGCGGCGGGAAAGCCGCGGCGCGGCATCGGGCCCAAGACCGCGGCCCGCGTGGCAGAGCAGGCGCGCGCCGCGGGCGGCGATCTGATTACCGCCGCCGCCTCGCTGGCCGCCGCGCGGCGCGGATCGTCGCGCGCGGCGCTGGCCGGGTTCGCCGGGTTGCTGACCGAGCTCCGCCAGGTGCAGGAGACCGGCACCGTGGCCGACCTGGTGCGCGCGGTGCTGGAGCGCTCCGGCCTGTACGAGCGCGTGGTGGCGCAGGACCAGGCGGAGCGCACCGGGCGCGCCCTGAACCTGGATGAGCTGGTCAGCGCCAGCGCCAACTACGGCAGCGGCCCCGCCGGCCTGGCCGAGTTCCTGGAAACCGCCCGCCTGGCCGGCGTCGGGGAGGAGCAGGACGAGCAGGAGCAGGAGGCGTCCGGGACGGGCCCCCCGGTGACGCTGATCACCGCGCACAACACCAAGGGCCTGGAGTTCGACCAGGTAATCGTGACCGGGCTGGAAGAGGGCATCTTTCCCGCCGGCGAGCCGGCCGCGCCGCGCCTGGCGGCTCCGCCCGAGGAAGAGGAGGAGGAGCGCCGCCTGTTCTACGTCGCCGTGACCCGGGCACGCTTCGCCCTCCACCTCACCGCTTGCCGGCGGCGCATGGCGTTCGGATACGCCCGCGAGCGGGAGCCGAGCCGCTTTCTCACCGAGATCCCGCCGGATCTGGTGCGGGTTGCCGGCGACGACGGCGCCGCGGAGCCGGGCGCGCTGCGCGAGGGACAAGGCGTCTCCCACATCGACTACGGCGTCGGCGTGGTGGAACGGCGCTGGGAAAGTGAGGGCGAGACGATGCTGCGGGTGCGTTTTCAGTCGGGACGCAGCGCCACCTTCTTCGCGTCCTACGCCGACCTCGACCCGATCGCCGGCGACGACTAG